The following proteins are co-located in the Candidatus Nitrotoga sp. AM1P genome:
- a CDS encoding ammonium transporter, whose protein sequence is MENIGNLKTGSDALFILLGAIMVLAMHAGFAFLELGTVRKKNQVNALVKILTDFGISTLAYFFIGYGIAYGVNFFTDAEQLAQKNGYELIKFFFLLTFAAAIPAIVSGGVAERAKFNPQLAATFLLVGFIYPFFEGIAWNHRFGVQSWLQTQFGAEFHDFAGSVVVHAVGGWIALAAVLLLGARRGRYTKEGRISAHPPSSIPFLALGAWILTVGWFGFNVMSAQEIGKISGLVAVNSLMAMVGGTLVALFVGKNDPGFVHNGPLAGLVAVCAGSDVMHPLGALLTGGIAGGLFVWMFTLTQNRWKIDDVLGVWPLHGLCGAWGGIAAGIFGLKALGGLGGVSSMAQIIGTLLGVVIAFGGGFLVYFLLKKTVGIRLSAEEEFNGSDLSIHKITASPERESGW, encoded by the coding sequence ATGGAAAATATTGGAAACCTGAAAACGGGCAGTGACGCGTTGTTTATTCTGCTCGGCGCTATCATGGTTCTTGCGATGCACGCTGGTTTTGCATTTCTTGAGTTGGGTACGGTGCGCAAGAAAAATCAGGTGAACGCATTGGTGAAAATTCTCACCGACTTCGGCATCTCCACGCTAGCCTATTTTTTTATCGGCTACGGCATCGCCTACGGTGTCAATTTTTTCACCGATGCTGAACAATTGGCTCAGAAAAATGGCTATGAACTGATCAAGTTTTTCTTTCTTCTTACCTTTGCCGCTGCCATTCCCGCGATTGTTTCCGGTGGTGTGGCCGAGCGGGCCAAATTCAATCCGCAATTAGCCGCCACTTTTTTACTGGTCGGTTTTATTTATCCCTTTTTCGAGGGCATTGCCTGGAACCATCGTTTTGGTGTACAGAGTTGGCTGCAAACTCAATTCGGTGCGGAGTTCCACGATTTTGCCGGTTCTGTTGTGGTGCATGCAGTGGGGGGCTGGATAGCATTGGCGGCTGTTTTATTGCTTGGTGCGAGGCGCGGACGCTATACCAAGGAAGGCCGCATCTCGGCGCATCCCCCTTCCAGCATTCCCTTTCTTGCACTAGGCGCATGGATCCTCACCGTGGGCTGGTTCGGTTTTAATGTCATGTCAGCGCAAGAGATAGGTAAAATTAGTGGCCTGGTTGCAGTTAACTCGCTGATGGCGATGGTGGGTGGCACACTGGTTGCACTTTTTGTTGGCAAGAACGACCCTGGCTTCGTACACAACGGGCCGCTGGCCGGGCTAGTAGCCGTATGCGCCGGCTCCGATGTGATGCACCCCCTAGGCGCATTGTTGACCGGCGGTATTGCGGGTGGATTGTTTGTATGGATGTTCACTCTGACGCAGAACCGGTGGAAAATCGATGACGTCCTTGGCGTTTGGCCGCTTCATGGATTATGTGGCGCATGGGGCGGTATTGCAGCAGGCATCTTCGGGTTAAAGGCATTGGGAGGGCTGGGTGGAGTCAGTTCTATGGCGCAAATAATCGGTACGCTGCTGGGTGTCGTTATTGCATTTGGCGGTGGATTTTTAGTGTATTTTCTTTTGAAGAAAACAGTAGGTATTCGACTGAGTGCGGAAGAAGAATTCAATGGTTCGGATTTAAGCATACATAAGATTACGGCATCACCGGAACGCGAATCGGGATGGTAG
- a CDS encoding NUDIX domain-containing protein — MDLKETRIDSMAVYEGDFIKVFKDNVRLPDGSVGFREHIVHPGAVAVLAILDNGDLVMERQFRYAPQREFIELPAGKIDHGEDILLTAQRELLEETGYIASQWTHLTTAWPCIGFADERMEYFLARGLTYQGRQLDDGEFLEVFELSLSDALDWIRQGKINDSKTIVGIFWLEKMLNGWKKY; from the coding sequence ATGGATTTAAAAGAAACGCGTATTGATTCAATGGCTGTGTATGAAGGCGATTTCATCAAGGTGTTTAAAGACAATGTGCGGTTACCGGATGGCAGTGTGGGCTTCCGTGAACATATAGTTCATCCCGGTGCGGTGGCGGTATTGGCAATTCTGGATAATGGCGATCTAGTAATGGAACGGCAATTCCGTTATGCGCCGCAACGTGAATTCATTGAGCTACCTGCCGGAAAAATTGATCATGGCGAAGACATCTTGCTTACCGCGCAACGCGAATTATTGGAAGAAACCGGCTACATTGCCAGCCAGTGGACGCACTTGACCACGGCTTGGCCATGTATAGGTTTTGCCGATGAACGAATGGAATATTTTCTGGCGCGAGGTCTGACCTACCAAGGTAGACAACTAGACGATGGTGAATTCCTCGAAGTATTTGAGCTATCGCTCTCCGATGCACTGGACTGGATAAGACAAGGCAAAATCAATGACAGTAAAACCATTGTTGGCATTTTCTGGCTGGAAAAAATGTTGAATGGCTGGAAAAAATATTAA
- a CDS encoding VanZ family protein: MFDLHATPKYFQQKSDGDSLSISPSRFSILALAIAYTLFVIYGSLVPLNFQPYSWQEASEVFKNIRYLNLGIGSRVDWATNILLFMPLAFVWLCTLGHSTSVAWRIVATLFVLFACTSLSMAIEFTQIFFPPRNVSLNDIYANTLGTFIGASLWWVTGTSVTRWYLGWWTAEVPMDLTQRLLYSYLFLLFGYSLLPLDLTISPVEIYHKWHEGRIVLIPFTFTNDQDEFAQRLYGFLADVLIWVPAGILARLTAKRNGRQIWLRLTAAGALIEFLQVFVYTRVTDTSTIFTASLGSAIGIWLAIRWRKKEPVAEQAKAASNMGGLIVGILLWLALIFAVFWYPFDFRFDGAFVGSRLAEATTRVPLALYYFGTEYRAATEVLHKMGFFFPLGILLTLFVGQIRFGTPALWKMLALAGVGIVAGSVEVGQLFLPGKFADLTDVVLEMSGGWAGCALAWRIRYMHRIRTAPVISLPRHSPWLFIGGFVLVLTVLLWAAPHIPTIPYNVRKLVAQAHPMLSALGLACAIAWIFGFPAWVARYMASGSHQLTYLPLFLLLHGIVAWFLLRMAAPIEMIHKIVSSPVLGWPWEWESIGRFIGLFTLWSVLSFGAGFIALRSWLPKTGGVLWAWVVALLTLLPVTYVVVIQQAATDNLTELLVGAGTPMAFLWVTVGLFMLALASSQLACALGTGMRVGVLRGVLWSVASFPLTYLALRAGFEPYVIKYGQAFSAFQFLLSQDRANYAAPMELLLRYGFAHGMLLCVIAASQAPFLGNCILLYMSKTIRPVSEQKVIIKRSPTT; the protein is encoded by the coding sequence ATGTTTGACTTGCATGCAACTCCGAAATACTTCCAGCAAAAGTCAGACGGTGACTCGCTCAGCATTTCCCCCTCTCGTTTTTCCATACTAGCTCTTGCCATCGCATATACGCTGTTTGTAATCTACGGCAGCCTTGTGCCCTTGAATTTCCAACCTTATTCATGGCAGGAAGCATCTGAAGTATTCAAAAATATACGCTATCTTAATTTGGGGATTGGTTCCCGCGTAGACTGGGCGACAAATATTCTTCTGTTCATGCCTTTAGCTTTTGTGTGGCTTTGCACACTGGGACACTCAACAAGCGTGGCGTGGCGTATCGTAGCAACGCTATTTGTGCTGTTTGCCTGCACCAGTCTGAGCATGGCGATCGAGTTTACTCAGATTTTCTTCCCTCCACGCAATGTTTCACTCAATGATATCTATGCAAACACCCTTGGCACTTTTATAGGCGCGTCTCTTTGGTGGGTAACTGGGACATCTGTAACCCGGTGGTACTTGGGCTGGTGGACAGCCGAAGTACCAATGGATCTTACTCAACGGCTTCTCTATAGCTACCTATTTCTGTTATTCGGCTACAGTCTCTTGCCGCTGGATCTGACTATCAGTCCGGTAGAAATCTATCATAAGTGGCATGAAGGGAGAATTGTTCTCATCCCTTTTACATTTACTAACGACCAGGACGAGTTTGCGCAACGACTTTACGGCTTTCTTGCGGATGTATTGATTTGGGTTCCGGCCGGAATATTGGCGCGCCTTACCGCCAAACGCAATGGAAGGCAAATTTGGCTCCGCTTGACTGCCGCCGGAGCTTTGATCGAGTTTCTCCAAGTTTTTGTGTACACCCGTGTTACAGACACATCAACCATTTTCACCGCTAGTTTGGGATCTGCAATCGGAATATGGCTGGCTATTCGATGGCGAAAAAAAGAACCCGTTGCGGAACAGGCTAAAGCTGCGAGTAATATGGGCGGATTAATTGTCGGGATACTCCTCTGGCTAGCCCTGATTTTTGCAGTGTTCTGGTATCCCTTTGATTTTCGGTTTGATGGAGCATTCGTAGGCAGCCGACTTGCTGAGGCAACAACCCGGGTGCCCCTTGCTCTCTATTATTTTGGTACTGAATATCGAGCAGCAACAGAAGTACTACACAAGATGGGATTCTTTTTCCCGCTGGGCATACTGCTCACTTTGTTTGTGGGCCAAATTCGTTTTGGTACTCCCGCTCTCTGGAAAATGCTTGCCTTGGCAGGCGTTGGCATCGTTGCCGGCTCAGTGGAGGTAGGTCAGTTATTTCTACCCGGTAAATTCGCTGATCTGACCGATGTGGTATTGGAAATGTCAGGAGGTTGGGCAGGCTGTGCTCTCGCATGGCGTATAAGGTACATGCACCGCATACGGACTGCACCTGTTATATCGTTACCCCGCCATAGCCCATGGTTGTTTATAGGGGGATTTGTGTTAGTACTTACAGTTCTGCTATGGGCTGCGCCCCATATTCCCACAATACCCTACAACGTACGCAAACTGGTTGCACAAGCGCATCCTATGTTGTCTGCGCTAGGCCTTGCGTGCGCTATTGCATGGATATTTGGCTTCCCTGCTTGGGTAGCCAGATACATGGCATCAGGTTCGCACCAGCTCACGTACCTGCCACTCTTCCTGCTGCTTCACGGAATTGTTGCTTGGTTTCTATTGCGTATGGCAGCGCCCATCGAAATGATACATAAAATAGTCAGCTCGCCCGTTTTAGGCTGGCCTTGGGAATGGGAGTCAATTGGGCGCTTTATCGGCTTGTTCACACTCTGGTCTGTGCTTTCATTCGGAGCAGGATTTATCGCACTGCGATCCTGGCTACCCAAAACAGGTGGCGTGCTTTGGGCGTGGGTGGTCGCTTTGCTTACATTGTTGCCAGTTACATATGTTGTGGTAATACAGCAAGCTGCCACAGATAATCTTACTGAACTTCTTGTTGGGGCCGGTACACCAATGGCATTTCTGTGGGTCACCGTTGGATTGTTCATGCTTGCATTAGCGAGCTCACAATTAGCCTGCGCGCTTGGCACTGGTATGCGAGTTGGAGTTCTACGGGGGGTGTTATGGAGCGTAGCCTCGTTTCCTCTGACATATCTCGCATTGCGCGCTGGTTTTGAACCATATGTCATTAAATACGGCCAAGCGTTTTCCGCATTTCAGTTTCTATTGAGCCAGGACCGAGCTAACTATGCTGCGCCAATGGAGCTGCTGTTACGCTATGGGTTCGCACATGGAATGTTGCTTTGTGTAATTGCCGCTAGTCAGGCACCATTTTTGGGTAACTGTATTTTATTGTATATGAGTAAAACTATACGCCCAGTTTCAGAACAAAAAGTCATTATTAAGAGAAGTCCAACTACTTGA
- a CDS encoding transglycosylase domain-containing protein: MLLIALALTAFFIYRETETSAYQARRLAKLAHDLRWEVKGGPNGGLHLPQAGPYDIRLGYSRLPDFLQNLADRGFHVHAQARISPRMKKLVEQGLFVPYREKSQTGLEIVDGNGQPLYRAVFPTRIYENFESVPPLVTNSLLFIENRELLDPAQPKKNPAIEWTRLGKAVLDKTIQLVRPEHDVPGGSTLATQIEKYRHSPHGMTLTPNDKIQQIASASVRAYLGGEETMPARKRIVVDYLNTVPLAAAAGFGEANGLGDGLWAWYDLDFERTNRILKTWPTGGTDLAETARYYKHVLSLMIAQRRPSSYLIGERKALNELTNSHLRVLAQAGVISPKLSEAALNVPLRFRYAPVPEETRNFSASKAANAVRVRLASQLGLQRLYELDRLDLSVQSTLDGELQKKTTDILRQLKNPEYARAAGLYGNRLLGEADPGKIIYSFTLSELTPQGAKFRIQADNFDQPLDINKGTKLDLGSTAKLRTLVTYLEIVEALHRKYAALAPEILHKEVSDPNDVLSHWAVDYLLQSPDKSLAAMLDAALERKYSANPDEQFFTGGGAHYFQNFKHEDDSRILSVREATLNSVNLIYIRLMRDIVRYHMLHIQGSSAKILKDADHPDREVYLRRFADKEGTEFINRFYLKYKGKTASEIDEIFFSSFRHTPRRLAAAYRYIHPEATPAQFNKFMTSRLPGLKGPGERVLHDQYQRYAPGKYSLADQGYIVAVHPLELWLVHYLSNHPNAKYKDVIKASSEERVAVYRWLFKTIHKNAQDIRIRSLLELEAFLEIHRSWKRLGYSFDALVPSLATAIGSSADRPAALAELMGIILNNGVRIPTMLIERLHFAAGTPFETIVERIPAQGEKMFSPDLAAVVRDVLTGVVEKGTASRLAHSIVKEDGTWIPIGGKTGTGDHRYVTFSSAGVIKESHAVNRSATFVFFIGDRFFGTLTAFVPGADAANYQFTSALSTQVLKYLLPTLKPLTDKAQPLPEQTALKPIPKPSSAKGKGVDEAVNSSQQPALVDDQLP, encoded by the coding sequence TTGCTTCTTATTGCGCTGGCCCTTACCGCCTTCTTTATTTATCGAGAAACAGAAACCTCTGCATATCAGGCTCGCCGTCTGGCAAAACTGGCTCATGATCTTCGCTGGGAGGTGAAAGGCGGTCCCAATGGTGGTTTACATTTACCCCAAGCGGGGCCGTACGATATACGCCTTGGATATAGTCGATTGCCAGACTTTCTTCAGAATCTGGCCGATCGCGGCTTCCATGTGCATGCTCAGGCAAGAATTTCCCCGCGTATGAAGAAACTCGTTGAACAGGGACTATTCGTTCCCTACCGGGAAAAATCGCAGACCGGGCTCGAAATTGTCGACGGCAACGGTCAACCACTTTACCGTGCTGTTTTCCCAACTCGCATTTATGAAAACTTTGAATCGGTTCCGCCATTAGTAACCAACAGCCTGCTATTTATCGAGAATCGTGAGCTGTTGGATCCGGCCCAACCCAAAAAAAATCCGGCCATCGAGTGGACCCGGCTTGGAAAGGCAGTGCTGGACAAGACGATTCAGTTGGTTCGCCCCGAGCACGACGTACCGGGCGGTAGCACGCTCGCAACTCAAATTGAGAAATACCGGCATTCTCCCCATGGGATGACCCTCACCCCCAACGACAAGATACAACAGATCGCCTCTGCCTCTGTGCGCGCTTATCTGGGTGGGGAGGAAACAATGCCCGCCCGCAAGCGTATCGTAGTAGATTATCTTAATACGGTTCCGCTTGCCGCTGCCGCGGGCTTCGGAGAAGCCAACGGACTAGGCGACGGTTTATGGGCATGGTACGACCTGGATTTCGAACGAACCAATCGCATCCTGAAAACCTGGCCTACAGGTGGCACGGACCTTGCCGAAACAGCACGTTACTATAAACATGTACTGAGTCTCATGATCGCCCAGCGCAGGCCTTCCAGTTACTTGATTGGCGAACGCAAAGCGCTCAATGAACTTACCAATAGCCACTTGCGCGTGCTGGCGCAGGCTGGCGTAATATCGCCCAAACTCAGTGAGGCGGCGCTGAACGTACCGCTGCGCTTCCGTTATGCCCCTGTGCCAGAAGAAACCAGGAATTTCTCTGCCTCAAAGGCTGCTAATGCGGTGCGGGTGCGTCTTGCTTCGCAACTGGGGTTACAGCGCCTGTATGAGCTGGATCGTCTGGATCTATCGGTGCAAAGCACGCTCGACGGCGAATTGCAAAAAAAGACCACCGATATTTTGCGTCAACTCAAAAACCCGGAATATGCGCGCGCCGCGGGACTCTATGGCAATCGCCTGCTGGGCGAAGCGGATCCGGGCAAAATCATTTACAGCTTCACGCTTTCAGAACTGACGCCGCAGGGTGCGAAATTTAGAATTCAGGCTGACAACTTCGATCAACCCTTAGATATCAATAAAGGCACTAAGCTGGATCTTGGATCCACAGCAAAACTAAGGACGCTGGTAACTTATCTTGAAATTGTCGAAGCACTGCATCGCAAATATGCTGCACTCGCACCAGAGATATTGCATAAAGAAGTGAGCGATCCTAATGACGTCCTCAGTCACTGGGCAGTCGACTACCTACTACAAAGCCCGGACAAAAGTTTGGCAGCCATGCTGGACGCTGCCCTGGAACGCAAATATTCGGCTAATCCTGATGAACAATTCTTTACCGGGGGCGGAGCGCATTATTTCCAAAATTTCAAACATGAAGACGATAGCAGGATACTGAGTGTGCGCGAAGCGACGCTCAATTCCGTCAACCTGATTTACATCCGCCTTATGCGCGATATCGTGCGCTACCATATGCTTCATATTCAGGGTTCGTCTGCCAAGATACTCAAGGATGCTGACCACCCTGATCGCGAGGTATATCTCAGGCGATTTGCGGACAAGGAAGGCACGGAATTCATCAATCGTTTTTATCTTAAGTACAAGGGTAAAACGGCGAGCGAGATTGATGAGATATTTTTTTCCAGCTTCCGGCATACGCCGCGCCGACTTGCCGCCGCTTACCGCTATATTCATCCTGAAGCTACACCCGCTCAGTTCAATAAATTCATGACATCACGCCTGCCTGGCCTCAAGGGGCCGGGCGAGCGCGTTCTCCATGATCAGTATCAGCGCTATGCGCCAGGCAAATACTCGCTGGCGGACCAGGGATATATCGTAGCCGTACACCCCTTGGAATTATGGCTCGTGCACTATTTAAGCAACCACCCAAATGCGAAATATAAGGACGTGATCAAAGCCAGCAGCGAAGAGCGTGTGGCTGTCTATCGCTGGCTATTCAAGACCATTCACAAGAATGCACAGGATATCCGAATCCGCAGCCTGCTGGAACTGGAAGCCTTTCTGGAGATTCATCGCAGTTGGAAACGTCTCGGCTATTCTTTCGATGCCCTTGTACCCTCACTGGCCACGGCGATAGGCAGTTCCGCCGACCGACCTGCCGCACTTGCCGAACTGATGGGTATTATCTTGAATAATGGCGTTCGTATTCCCACAATGCTCATCGAACGTCTGCACTTCGCAGCAGGCACGCCCTTTGAAACCATTGTGGAACGTATCCCTGCCCAAGGCGAAAAAATGTTCTCACCTGATCTGGCCGCTGTGGTGCGTGACGTATTGACCGGAGTAGTGGAAAAAGGCACTGCATCGCGACTCGCCCACTCCATAGTAAAAGAAGATGGTACCTGGATCCCGATCGGCGGCAAGACTGGAACCGGTGATCATCGTTATGTCACTTTTTCCTCAGCCGGTGTTATCAAGGAATCCCATGCGGTAAACCGCTCCGCCACTTTTGTGTTCTTCATCGGGGATCGATTCTTCGGAACGTTGACCGCATTTGTGCCAGGCGCGGACGCAGCTAACTATCAATTTACTTCAGCACTCTCTACACAAGTTTTAAAATACCTCTTGCCCACTTTGAAACCACTCACGGATAAGGCGCAACCTCTGCCCGAACAAACCGCATTGAAACCAATCCCCAAGCCCAGCTCAGCAAAGGGAAAGGGGGTAGATGAGGCTGTTAATTCCAGCCAACAACCCGCTCTGGTAGACGATCAACTACCTTAA
- a CDS encoding carbohydrate porin, which yields MVIHRTITHWLLACIATHFGLPPAYGVEESWNAKFQTTYIWQSKAPFNAAYSGRNSLSTEREKSYSFTGTAFLGMRPWAGGELYFNPEVVQGVPLSNLTGLGGLTNGEIARTSGPNPKLYMARAFLRQSWGLGDIQDAVDSGANQLAGKVHRRLIALTVGKVSVTDIFDNNAYSHDPRTQFINWSLMTAGAYDYAADARGYSWGAALEYYYDDWAIRAGRFIQPKVPNQLVLDPNIFNHYGDQIEVGHGHVLIGQPGKIRLLAFRNRTLMSRFQDALDYATLNGGVPNINNVRNSEQIKYGFGLNLEQQLIQNVGVFGRASWADGKTETYAFTEIDNSLAAGAVVQGSAWSRMQDSMGIALVQNGLSRQRRDYLAAGGISFFIGDGSLNYRRENILETYYSLGAIKNTWLTLDYQHIRNPAYNADRGPVSIGAVRLRGVF from the coding sequence ATGGTCATTCATCGTACGATCACCCATTGGCTACTGGCCTGTATTGCGACTCACTTCGGGCTCCCTCCCGCCTATGGGGTAGAAGAAAGTTGGAACGCCAAGTTCCAGACTACCTACATCTGGCAGAGTAAGGCGCCATTCAATGCTGCCTACAGCGGACGCAACAGCCTCTCTACGGAGCGGGAAAAAAGCTATTCCTTCACCGGAACCGCCTTTCTCGGCATGCGGCCGTGGGCGGGAGGCGAGTTGTATTTCAACCCGGAAGTGGTTCAAGGCGTCCCTCTCTCCAACCTCACTGGACTGGGCGGATTAACCAATGGCGAAATCGCCCGCACTTCTGGACCCAATCCAAAACTTTACATGGCACGAGCCTTCTTGCGCCAAAGCTGGGGATTGGGTGATATACAAGATGCCGTTGATTCTGGTGCCAATCAACTGGCAGGGAAAGTTCACCGACGCCTAATCGCCCTCACCGTTGGCAAGGTTTCCGTAACGGATATATTCGACAACAACGCTTACAGCCACGATCCGCGGACTCAATTTATTAACTGGTCTCTCATGACCGCGGGCGCTTACGATTATGCAGCCGATGCGCGTGGTTATTCCTGGGGCGCCGCGCTGGAATACTATTACGACGACTGGGCCATACGCGCTGGCCGCTTCATCCAACCTAAAGTGCCCAACCAACTAGTCCTGGATCCGAATATATTCAATCACTACGGCGATCAGATCGAAGTGGGACATGGACATGTACTTATCGGTCAACCGGGCAAGATACGTCTGCTGGCCTTCCGCAATCGCACGCTGATGTCACGCTTCCAGGATGCATTGGATTACGCCACGCTCAACGGCGGCGTGCCGAATATCAACAATGTGCGTAACAGTGAGCAGATAAAATACGGCTTTGGCCTCAACCTGGAACAACAGCTAATCCAAAATGTCGGTGTATTCGGCCGTGCCAGTTGGGCAGACGGTAAAACAGAAACCTACGCCTTTACCGAAATAGACAATTCACTTGCTGCAGGAGCAGTCGTCCAAGGCAGTGCCTGGAGTCGCATGCAGGACAGCATGGGCATCGCACTCGTACAAAACGGACTGTCGCGTCAACGACGCGACTACTTGGCTGCCGGCGGCATCAGCTTCTTCATTGGTGATGGCTCGCTCAACTACCGACGGGAAAATATTCTCGAAACCTACTACAGCCTTGGGGCTATAAAAAACACTTGGCTTACACTGGACTATCAACACATCCGCAATCCCGCGTACAACGCCGACCGCGGGCCGGTTTCCATCGGTGCGGTTCGATTGCGTGGGGTATTTTAG
- a CDS encoding thioredoxin domain-containing protein has translation MIEVFFIEPNMPNRLAQETSPYLQQHTDNPVDWFPWGEEALTLARELNKPILLSIGYSACHWCHVMAHESFEDANVAAVMNQHFINIKVDREERPDLDHIYQAAHSMLTQRNGGWPLTLFLMPDQVPFFGGTYFPKEARYNLPGFVPLLERVADLYRTRQDDIAKQSASLMQIFGTSLPSAESQISFNKTSLEEAFSGLQQSFDPIYGGFGGAPKFPLPTEMEFLLRYATRGGNLDAHRMVFHTLRKMADGGIYDQLGGGFCRYSVDERWEIPHFEKMLYDNGPLLALYSDAYVLSGEASFKRVVQGISGWVMGEMQSPQGGYYSSLDADSEHEEGKFYVWTPEQAASLLSVEEYAVVAAHYGLDHPPNFENRHWNLIVAQPLATIAEARQLPLEQIAQQLTSAQKKLFAARANRVRPGRDEKILVSWNALMIKGMARAGRRLGESEWILSAQRAVDFIHATMWQNGRLFATSKDGKAHLNAYLDDYAFMLDALLELLQTQFRLADLEFARALADVLLEQFEDQQAGGFFFTSHDHEKLIHRSKPEHDNAMPSGNGIAALALQRLGHILGEQRYLKAAERTLTLYYPFFAKQPMGFTSLLMTLQEYLMPPQIVILCGAPGASAAWRQQLSQHYWPGTLILALEGELVGLPQTLTKPYTQDVSAWVCQGVQCLPAIDDCQKLIDVCKSGETGSDSINTQDT, from the coding sequence ATGATCGAAGTATTTTTTATTGAACCTAATATGCCTAATCGCCTTGCCCAAGAGACCAGCCCCTATTTGCAGCAGCATACGGACAACCCTGTTGACTGGTTCCCGTGGGGCGAGGAAGCTCTAACGCTCGCTCGTGAACTGAATAAACCGATCTTGCTATCCATTGGCTATTCGGCCTGCCACTGGTGTCATGTCATGGCACACGAGTCGTTTGAGGATGCAAACGTCGCCGCAGTGATGAACCAACATTTCATCAATATCAAGGTGGATCGGGAAGAGCGTCCCGATCTGGATCATATTTATCAGGCTGCCCATAGTATGCTGACCCAGCGTAATGGTGGCTGGCCACTCACCTTATTTTTAATGCCTGATCAAGTGCCATTTTTTGGCGGCACTTATTTTCCAAAAGAGGCTCGCTACAATTTGCCTGGCTTTGTGCCTTTGCTGGAACGCGTGGCTGATCTATACCGCACGCGTCAGGATGACATTGCCAAACAAAGTGCGTCGCTGATGCAAATATTCGGCACTAGCCTGCCGAGCGCAGAAAGTCAGATTAGCTTCAATAAAACGTCATTGGAAGAGGCATTCAGCGGATTGCAACAATCTTTTGATCCCATTTACGGTGGTTTCGGCGGTGCGCCTAAATTTCCGCTGCCGACCGAAATGGAATTTTTGTTAAGGTATGCAACACGCGGCGGTAACCTCGACGCGCATCGCATGGTGTTTCATACTTTGCGCAAAATGGCAGATGGCGGGATCTACGATCAGTTGGGTGGCGGTTTTTGCCGCTACAGTGTGGATGAACGTTGGGAAATTCCACATTTTGAAAAAATGCTATATGACAATGGCCCACTGCTGGCACTTTATAGCGATGCGTATGTACTGTCGGGCGAGGCATCGTTCAAGCGTGTGGTGCAAGGTATTTCGGGTTGGGTCATGGGTGAGATGCAGTCGCCGCAAGGGGGTTATTATTCCAGCCTGGATGCCGATTCCGAACACGAGGAAGGCAAATTTTATGTGTGGACACCGGAGCAGGCCGCAAGCTTGTTGAGTGTGGAAGAATATGCCGTCGTAGCCGCTCATTACGGTTTGGATCATCCGCCTAATTTTGAAAATAGGCATTGGAATTTGATAGTTGCCCAGCCGCTAGCCACCATCGCAGAAGCGCGCCAACTGCCCCTTGAACAAATCGCACAACAACTCACCAGTGCGCAAAAAAAATTGTTTGCAGCGCGCGCAAATCGGGTGCGCCCAGGACGTGACGAAAAAATACTGGTCAGCTGGAACGCTCTTATGATCAAAGGGATGGCGCGTGCCGGTAGGAGATTAGGCGAGTCAGAATGGATATTATCGGCACAGCGCGCGGTGGATTTTATCCATGCCACGATGTGGCAAAATGGTCGACTGTTTGCTACCAGTAAGGACGGCAAAGCGCATCTGAATGCCTATCTTGATGATTATGCATTCATGTTGGACGCCTTGCTGGAATTGCTGCAAACGCAGTTTCGTCTGGCTGATCTGGAATTTGCCCGCGCGCTTGCTGACGTATTACTGGAACAATTTGAAGATCAGCAAGCGGGTGGGTTTTTCTTTACCAGCCATGACCACGAAAAGCTTATTCATCGCTCCAAGCCAGAGCATGATAATGCGATGCCTTCCGGTAATGGCATCGCAGCACTCGCGTTACAACGCCTTGGCCATATTTTGGGAGAGCAGCGCTATCTTAAGGCTGCCGAGCGCACACTGACGCTTTATTATCCGTTTTTTGCAAAGCAACCAATGGGCTTCACTAGCCTTTTAATGACTTTGCAAGAATATCTCATGCCGCCGCAAATCGTTATTTTGTGTGGTGCTCCCGGAGCAAGTGCAGCGTGGCGCCAGCAATTATCTCAGCATTATTGGCCTGGTACCCTGATTCTGGCTTTAGAAGGCGAGCTTGTTGGACTACCGCAAACGTTGACGAAGCCTTACACACAAGACGTTAGCGCTTGGGTCTGTCAGGGAGTGCAATGCTTGCCCGCAATTGATGATTGCCAAAAATTGATAGATGTTTGTAAATCTGGCGAAACGGGTTCAGACAGTATTAATACACAGGATACTTAG